The following are encoded in a window of Longibacter salinarum genomic DNA:
- a CDS encoding heavy metal translocating P-type ATPase: MAKQCELSVRGMDCAGCARHVQGALEDIPGVASADVRLMAERASVMLDDDAPASREALVRAVEAAGYDVDELDTRRSTGREHTERRSLLLLAGTVVLVLGLAAVGHGLGYVEWLEARTPWWAGLAGVLALGYPVFKSVGRAAVKLRVTAHTLMTAGVVAAAVVGAWVTAFVIVIFMRLGDYVEHATTERARDAISGLMKAAPQTARVERDGEEVDVPADQVERGEIVVVRPGEKIPVDGRVVSGRAVIDQSAVTGEPVPVEVMDGDDVYAATIAEGGALRIQTEEAGSETTFGRVVTMVETAEAHRGETEQWADKFSGYYLPVVVGVAAVTYFATGDAMSSVAVLVVACSCAFALATPVAMLASIGVSARRGLLVKGGRYLETLSQVDTLLIDKTGTLTVGRPEVTEIRPREGWSEDEVLRLAASAEQYAEHPLAGAVREAAGARAITLDTPDDFDAVPGRGIRAIVGEETVIVGNRRMIEEAAGGDGQAVAIDIGDSTPAAGETYLYVAANGTLAGVIVTADRARKGIAEALDAVRQQGIETIEVLTGDREEAAQALAKRLGLDVQSELLPEDKIEIVREYQRAGKTVAMIGDGVNDAPALAQADVGIAMGDVGTDIAVDAAPVVLLREDWSLVPDLLRTANRTMNVVKGNFWFTGLYNLAALGLAATGFLPPVVAAAMHSIPDLGILANSSRLLRNRS, from the coding sequence ATGGCGAAACAGTGTGAGCTTTCCGTTCGCGGTATGGACTGCGCGGGATGCGCCCGCCATGTGCAGGGTGCTTTGGAGGACATTCCGGGTGTGGCATCTGCGGACGTACGTCTGATGGCGGAACGAGCATCCGTTATGCTGGACGATGACGCGCCCGCCTCGCGCGAGGCACTGGTGCGTGCTGTCGAAGCGGCTGGATACGACGTGGATGAACTCGATACACGTCGGTCCACAGGAAGAGAACATACCGAACGGAGGTCGCTCCTTCTGCTCGCGGGTACCGTCGTGCTAGTTTTAGGACTGGCCGCGGTTGGACATGGACTGGGCTACGTCGAGTGGCTGGAGGCGCGAACGCCCTGGTGGGCCGGACTGGCCGGTGTCCTGGCGCTCGGGTACCCTGTGTTCAAGAGTGTCGGGCGCGCGGCCGTGAAGCTTCGCGTGACCGCCCACACGCTCATGACCGCAGGGGTTGTGGCAGCCGCCGTCGTCGGCGCCTGGGTGACGGCGTTTGTGATCGTCATCTTTATGCGTTTGGGAGACTACGTCGAGCATGCGACGACCGAGCGTGCGCGCGACGCCATTTCTGGCCTGATGAAAGCCGCACCGCAGACGGCCCGCGTGGAACGCGATGGCGAGGAGGTGGATGTGCCGGCCGATCAGGTAGAGCGTGGAGAGATTGTCGTGGTGCGTCCGGGCGAAAAGATTCCGGTTGACGGCAGGGTCGTCAGTGGGCGAGCCGTAATCGACCAGAGCGCGGTCACCGGGGAGCCCGTTCCGGTGGAGGTGATGGACGGGGACGACGTGTACGCCGCGACCATCGCGGAGGGAGGGGCGCTGCGCATCCAAACGGAGGAGGCGGGCTCCGAGACGACCTTCGGCCGCGTCGTGACGATGGTCGAAACAGCCGAAGCGCACCGGGGCGAGACAGAGCAATGGGCCGACAAATTTTCGGGATACTACTTGCCTGTTGTGGTAGGCGTCGCAGCCGTAACGTACTTCGCTACGGGAGATGCGATGTCGTCCGTTGCCGTGCTGGTTGTGGCCTGCTCGTGTGCTTTCGCTCTGGCGACGCCGGTCGCTATGCTGGCATCGATTGGTGTATCTGCTCGTCGTGGGCTGCTCGTCAAGGGAGGACGGTACCTGGAGACGCTGTCTCAGGTCGACACGCTCCTCATCGATAAGACGGGCACTCTAACAGTGGGGCGGCCGGAGGTGACGGAGATTCGTCCGCGAGAAGGGTGGAGTGAAGACGAGGTTTTGCGCCTTGCGGCGAGTGCGGAGCAGTACGCCGAGCATCCCCTGGCCGGAGCCGTGCGTGAAGCGGCCGGCGCTCGGGCGATTACGCTGGACACGCCCGACGACTTTGACGCCGTGCCGGGACGGGGCATCCGTGCTATCGTAGGCGAGGAAACGGTTATTGTCGGAAACCGACGGATGATAGAGGAGGCCGCGGGAGGGGACGGGCAGGCGGTGGCCATCGACATTGGGGACTCAACGCCTGCTGCGGGTGAAACGTATCTCTACGTCGCCGCGAACGGTACCTTGGCCGGTGTAATCGTGACGGCCGACCGGGCGCGAAAAGGGATCGCCGAGGCGCTGGATGCAGTCCGGCAGCAGGGCATCGAAACCATCGAAGTGCTGACGGGCGACCGCGAGGAGGCGGCCCAGGCGCTGGCTAAGCGGCTCGGTCTTGATGTCCAGAGCGAACTTCTGCCCGAGGACAAAATTGAGATTGTGCGCGAATATCAGCGTGCCGGAAAGACGGTCGCTATGATCGGCGACGGCGTGAACGATGCACCGGCGCTGGCCCAGGCGGACGTCGGGATCGCGATGGGCGACGTGGGAACGGACATCGCGGTGGATGCGGCACCGGTCGTGCTGCTTCGAGAGGACTGGTCACTCGTTCCAGATCTTCTGCGAACGGCGAACCGCACGATGAACGTTGTGAAGGGTAACTTCTGGTTCACCGGGCTCTACAACCTCGCCGCGCTCGGTCTTGCCGCAACCGGCTTCTTGCCGCCTGTCGTCGCGGCGGCCATGCACAGCATCCCGGATCTCGGCATTCTCGCCAACTCGTCAAGGCTCCTCCGAAACCGCTCTTGA
- a CDS encoding S9 family peptidase, which yields MTYAATPSLSPYRRFTERIDRWCAVLFSLLVALAPLAATAQPTEAPGPSAITAMDLLNIHQISDVTLSPDGRTAAYVVKTVEETPSEDRPYAYRQRIYVVPANGRSAPHVLTRSPAGATNPAWHPESDRLAFVRPVDGTPQVFILPIFGGEPYQLTDAPNGATSPQWSPNGEHLMYASSLSRSEVAKQLAFGATFGEERWNRSPSDTLGSEQSRQLVVLRDSITLDPIDTLAVNSDRIAVLADSLNALRDTISQPIPSATASNPDGSLLQIRKWLGERRSADDPRVITRLDFQGEHELDPEVSFRHFFIVDVPGNVMSATPERPAARPVTSGFRSYGGAEWLPSGTQIVLSGAPAVATHPDRVRQRDLYVAEVPDAGDTPDLQRLLRLERYALSNPRVTSDGTTIAFTASSLNQSGYAQTEVGLFALDGRTKPRLISMDYDRSVSQIKWSPDGWYLYGVSASEGAFPLIRFAPFARPDADSEEGERPDAPAAAPEAETSTAVFAVDSTMITPVEPEILTGPETGVRSYDATDATLVYAATTVQNPYELYTSTVGGDNERRISSHNASWLTDKTVATHRKIEVENDGRTIDAWVIRPPGLSEGETAPLLVEMHGGPSAMWGPGEATMWHEFQMLAARGFAIVYANPRGSGGYGFDFKTANFQDWGTGPMNDVLAAADAAADLEWTNAEQQVLTGGSYAGYLTAWIISQTDRFDAAVAQRGVYDLSVFFGEGNAWRLVPTHFGGYPWEGAYPVPAQDSARADGIPMPVDSTYFVEEQASGFGLDSLAVDSLRMPPREALLRNSPQTFVRDIETPLLIMHADNDLRTGVIQSELLYRSLKVLDRPVEYVRYPNAGHDLSRSGDPQHRIDRLLRIYEFLTRGITDPQE from the coding sequence ATGACGTACGCTGCTACCCCTTCGCTCTCGCCTTATCGACGGTTCACCGAACGTATTGATCGGTGGTGTGCCGTTCTTTTTTCCCTCCTTGTCGCTCTGGCCCCGCTTGCAGCGACGGCTCAACCGACGGAGGCTCCCGGTCCCTCTGCCATCACGGCGATGGACCTGTTGAACATCCATCAGATCTCTGACGTGACGCTGTCGCCAGACGGTCGAACGGCTGCCTACGTCGTAAAAACCGTTGAGGAGACGCCAAGCGAGGATCGGCCATACGCCTACCGTCAACGCATTTATGTTGTCCCGGCGAACGGTCGGTCGGCCCCGCACGTCCTGACGCGGTCCCCCGCCGGTGCGACGAACCCGGCGTGGCATCCGGAAAGCGACCGCCTCGCCTTTGTTCGCCCCGTCGACGGCACGCCGCAGGTGTTCATCCTGCCGATTTTCGGCGGCGAGCCCTACCAACTGACGGACGCGCCGAATGGAGCGACCTCTCCGCAGTGGAGCCCGAACGGCGAGCACCTGATGTACGCCTCTTCTCTTTCTCGGAGCGAGGTTGCAAAGCAGCTCGCGTTTGGAGCCACGTTTGGCGAGGAACGGTGGAACCGGAGCCCGTCGGACACGCTCGGATCTGAGCAAAGCCGACAACTGGTCGTGCTGCGCGACTCCATCACGCTCGACCCGATCGATACGCTGGCGGTTAACAGCGACCGTATCGCCGTTCTTGCCGACTCATTGAACGCACTTCGGGACACGATCTCACAGCCCATTCCCAGCGCGACAGCGTCTAATCCGGATGGCTCCCTACTCCAGATCCGAAAATGGCTCGGCGAGCGTCGCTCTGCGGATGATCCGAGAGTCATCACGCGCCTCGACTTCCAGGGCGAGCATGAACTCGACCCCGAAGTCTCCTTCCGGCACTTCTTTATTGTCGACGTTCCCGGAAACGTGATGTCGGCAACGCCAGAGCGCCCCGCGGCACGCCCCGTGACATCCGGATTCCGGAGCTACGGCGGCGCCGAGTGGCTTCCTTCTGGCACACAGATCGTCCTTAGTGGTGCTCCCGCGGTAGCCACCCACCCGGACCGCGTACGCCAGCGCGATCTCTACGTCGCGGAAGTCCCCGACGCGGGCGACACGCCGGACCTGCAGCGCCTCCTTCGCCTGGAGCGATACGCCCTCTCCAACCCACGCGTCACGAGCGATGGCACGACAATAGCCTTCACCGCCAGCAGCCTCAACCAGAGTGGCTACGCGCAAACTGAAGTCGGGCTCTTCGCGCTGGATGGCCGCACGAAGCCGCGTCTGATCAGCATGGACTACGACCGATCCGTCTCCCAGATCAAGTGGTCGCCTGACGGCTGGTACCTCTACGGTGTGTCGGCCTCCGAAGGCGCGTTCCCGCTGATACGGTTTGCCCCTTTCGCGCGACCGGACGCAGACTCTGAAGAAGGAGAACGACCAGACGCCCCAGCAGCTGCCCCCGAAGCGGAGACGAGTACTGCCGTCTTCGCTGTTGACTCGACGATGATCACGCCGGTCGAACCGGAGATTCTGACAGGCCCCGAGACGGGCGTCCGGAGCTACGACGCGACCGACGCCACCCTCGTGTATGCCGCCACAACGGTCCAGAACCCGTACGAGCTGTACACCAGCACCGTCGGCGGAGACAACGAGCGGCGAATTTCGTCGCACAACGCCAGCTGGCTCACCGACAAAACGGTGGCGACGCACCGCAAGATCGAGGTCGAAAACGATGGACGAACCATCGACGCCTGGGTCATCCGACCGCCGGGCCTGAGTGAGGGAGAAACCGCCCCGCTTCTCGTCGAGATGCATGGCGGACCCTCGGCTATGTGGGGACCGGGCGAGGCCACGATGTGGCACGAGTTTCAGATGCTCGCCGCCCGCGGATTCGCCATCGTATACGCCAATCCGCGCGGCTCCGGAGGTTACGGGTTCGACTTCAAAACGGCGAATTTCCAGGACTGGGGCACCGGCCCAATGAACGATGTCCTCGCGGCCGCCGACGCAGCCGCCGACCTAGAGTGGACCAATGCAGAGCAGCAGGTTCTAACCGGCGGGTCGTACGCAGGCTACCTGACGGCATGGATCATCTCGCAGACGGATCGCTTCGACGCGGCGGTGGCGCAGCGTGGGGTATACGACCTCAGCGTGTTCTTCGGCGAGGGCAACGCCTGGCGCCTCGTCCCGACCCACTTCGGCGGTTATCCGTGGGAGGGTGCATACCCCGTTCCGGCGCAAGACAGTGCCCGCGCCGACGGCATCCCGATGCCTGTGGACAGCACATATTTCGTCGAGGAGCAGGCCAGTGGCTTCGGGCTCGACAGTCTCGCCGTGGACTCACTGCGGATGCCGCCACGGGAGGCGCTCCTCCGCAACTCGCCGCAGACGTTCGTTCGCGACATCGAAACGCCGCTGCTCATCATGCACGCGGACAATGACCTGCGAACCGGCGTCATTCAGAGCGAACTTCTGTACCGGAGCCTGAAGGTGCTTGACCGTCCGGTCGAATACGTGCGCTACCCGAACGCAGGACACGACCTTAGCCGCTCGGGCGATCCACAGCACCGAATCGATCGTCTACTGCGCATCTACGAGTTCCTTACACGCGGCATCACAGACCCGCAGGAGTAA
- a CDS encoding alpha/beta fold hydrolase, which yields MDLHYAEYGDEGPALIILHGLLGAHGNWHTLSRTRFSEHSQVYAVDQRNHGESPHSDQFDYDVMAVDTRDFIEQHHLGTATLLGHSMGGKTAMQTALTYPDIVDRLIVVDMSPRSYPPSHEPLLNALQRIDPTDYNDRSAIDDVLAKDVPSFSIRQFLLKNLDYDRDAEHYRWKMNLPVIAANYGQVNKPVQADQPFDKPALFIRGGTSSYVQDEDMDRINELFPQAELVTVEGAGHWVHAEKPTELADAVESFINQTA from the coding sequence ATGGACCTCCATTACGCTGAATACGGTGACGAAGGACCCGCACTCATCATTCTCCACGGGCTTCTCGGTGCGCACGGAAACTGGCACACGCTCAGCCGGACACGGTTCAGCGAGCATTCTCAGGTTTACGCCGTCGATCAGCGGAATCATGGTGAGAGTCCACACTCGGATCAGTTTGACTACGATGTGATGGCGGTCGACACGCGCGATTTTATCGAACAGCATCACCTCGGCACCGCGACACTCCTGGGTCACTCGATGGGAGGGAAGACGGCGATGCAGACGGCCCTCACTTATCCCGACATCGTCGACCGCTTGATCGTCGTCGACATGTCACCTCGTTCGTACCCGCCCTCGCACGAGCCGCTCCTCAACGCGCTCCAGAGGATCGACCCGACCGACTATAACGACCGGTCCGCGATTGACGACGTTTTAGCGAAGGATGTCCCCTCGTTTAGCATCCGCCAGTTTCTTCTCAAGAATCTGGATTATGACCGGGATGCGGAGCACTATCGCTGGAAAATGAATCTGCCTGTGATCGCAGCAAACTACGGACAGGTCAACAAGCCGGTACAGGCAGATCAGCCCTTCGATAAACCGGCCCTCTTCATTCGCGGAGGCACTTCGTCCTACGTGCAGGATGAGGACATGGACCGGATCAACGAGCTCTTTCCACAAGCCGAACTAGTGACGGTTGAGGGGGCGGGACACTGGGTCCACGCGGAAAAGCCAACAGAACTGGCAGATGCCGTTGAGTCTTTTATCAATCAGACGGCGTAG